From the Lathyrus oleraceus cultivar Zhongwan6 chromosome 4, CAAS_Psat_ZW6_1.0, whole genome shotgun sequence genome, one window contains:
- the LOC127136550 gene encoding uncharacterized protein LOC127136550 has product MSRAIAFSMLRGNQTNESIKVYLDYLVVKDMHFNNYVDHCGTQPFDEIVICFGWLACESRLTAPHLPDRIIWQFGYTQTIPKHSVVSAPHVLTHRQMDDMFDDYESHLVLEEAQSTIAPTDWSYVDEYIRCFFKVSHSYMVQAAPGDPPRSSH; this is encoded by the coding sequence ATGTCGCGTGCTATTGCATTTTCCATGCTCAGAGGGAACCAGACGAATGAGTCGATCAAGGTGTATCTTGACTACTTGGTTGTTAAGGACATGCACTTCAACAACTATGTCGATCACTGTGGAACGCAACCATTTGACGAGATAGTTATATGCTTTGGATGGTTGGCATGCGAATCACGTCTCACTGCTCCTCATCTGCCCGATCGTATCATATGGCAGTTTGGATACACTCAAACCATTCCCAAACACTCTGTTGTATCTGCTCCTCATGTTTTGACACATAGACAGATGGAtgacatgtttgatgattatgagagTCATCTGGTTCTGGAGGAGGCACAAAGTACCATAGCCCCGACTGACTGGAGCTACGTGGACGAGTACATCAGGTGTTTCTTCAAGGTGTCACATTCGTATATGGTGCAGGCTGCTCCAGGAGATCCACCTAGGTCATCTCATTAG